GCCTTGACCCTGCTGTCCCTGCTACCCCAGAGGGTGCCGTTTGTCCATGCTGCCTCTCTCCACTCTGCAGGAGAGGTCCAGAGACTCTGAGGGCAGTGGTGACCTGCTGCTAtagaggggacacagccaggacaggaggctgtGGAGATGCCTGCGGTGTTGATGTACCTGACACAGGCTCCAGGAAAGAAATGGAGCGCAGAGGAAGAGGCTCAGGTAGAAGTGGGGGCGATGAGAAGAAGATTTTCCAGGTGGTAGGGCGCATCCACGTCTCCTGGAtctgagggaaggaagggagctggaggggacaaGGAGCAGCACTAGGGGAAAGTCTCAGCATGGGGTGGCGATGCCCAGTGGGTGGGCAGGGATGCGGGCAGCCATCAGGCAGGCCAGCACAATGCCGATCACCTGCAGCGCCGCCAGTCCCAGGGCAGCAGTGGCAACAGAAAACATGTTGCTGCTGACAAAGGCTGAGACCTTGCTGAAGCAGCCATCGCGGTGCAAACCATACACGTTGTGTGGGCTCAGCTGGCAGCCCCTtcggccccagcagcagctgaggggcACCGAGCCGTTTTGCTGGAGCGCCCAGGGTGTCGTGAGCCAGTCGCGGTAGCTCTCCACGCCGCAGCAAGCAAAGGCACGTTGCAAGGCATCCAGGGCGTCCGCCTTTGCCTCGTCCTCGCCATAGGTGTTCAGGGCTTGGCGCAGCCCTTCCTGGAAACCCCGCGCCACGTCCTGGCGGTAGAGGAGCCCTGAGAGCCCTGCGATCAGCCCGGCCACCAGCACGGCACTCAGGAAGGCACCGTAAGTGCGCAGGAGACCCCGGTGCTCCGTGGCGGCGCTGAAGCAGCCCAGGAAGCCCCAGACGATGACGGCAGTGCCCGTGGCCAAGAGGATGGCGGGGGCGTTGGGGTAGTCGCTGGCTGACAGCGCCAGGTAGCCGCCCAGCCACACCTTGGCCCAGAGGCCGATGATGAGCATGGTCAGCCCGGCCGCCCAGAAGACGAAGCTGAAGGCCATGAGGGACAGCTTGAGCGCCGTCATGGCGCCCGCGGCGGGCGCTGAGCGGCTGCGACTGTCAGCACCGCCGCTCCCTGAGGGCGCTGCTCCTTGGCCGGGGCTCTGGCAGGGAGgtgaagggaggagagaggaggagaaggtggcCGGGGACCCGCTGCGAGTGGTGCCTCTGTTCCACCCCTGCCCCTTTTTCACTGCCTCGGCTCAGGGGCGCGGCCAGCCCCGGAGGGCGGACAGCCGGCCCAGGCCCTTCCCCGCACCCATGAGGCGGGTCGGGACGGGTCTCAGCCCTCTGGAGCCGTGAGGTGTCTGTGTTTTAAACAACGGAGTGCGCTACCCGAGGGGAGAAGGGAGTGGACGAGGGCTCAGgctgccctgcccaggctgggccGCCTCCCAGCCGTCGGAGGAAAGGGGCTCCTCGGGCAAAATCAGCATTTGCTGGGAtaaaatgcagcccaggatggaTCTGGGCAAGGGACAGAGCAACTTTTAGTATGCATTAGGAGGAGCACCTGAACAAGATACAGCTAATCCACAggaatcataaaaatattttaaactagagttttctgtttatttgttagACAACCTGTTGTATTTAGGATGCTTTCAAGAAACAAGACTAAATCCGTACCTGAATGTTAACTAACTGTACAGTCAGCGGTTCGTTCTGTCCTGATTTGCCCAGTTGGAAACTATTTTCCAGGTGGCCTGACTCTGTTAAATATTCACTTGATTGAGCCAGTGATAACACTGAGAAGTAGGGAAGGCATAAAATGGCTGTGCAAGAATGTCTGCGAATGCTGTGTAACAAGTGGCCCATGAAAGTGGTACGAGTCCACCTCTCTGTACACCACCCCTTCAGCACAGTCTCATTGCAAAAGATAGTCTACTCCTACATGCCAGGTAAGCAAGAGCTGAAAAGGAAACTGTAAATGAACAGAATCTCAGGCAGAGATAGAATTAGCATCCCCAGAGCTAGTTCATGCTAAATGACCAATTTCTCTTTAGCATTTCTCGACAACACCACAAGGGGTGTGTAGTACTCTTCTGTTTAAGATTTCAAAGGTTTCATGCCATCtccatctgaaaacaaaaatgactcAAAGGCATTGCAAGACACAAACTTGACCTTCGTATGTCTTCAGCAGCTcaataaattaattctgttaTATACTGACATACTACCAGACTTCCATTAAATGTTTGTattgcttttgttaaaatgttttttttttaacatttttaataaaatatatattattacagCTTTGTAAGTTGGTGAAAGATCTTTAAACCTATGCAGCTTACTAGATCTCTGTGCACTTCAATCTGtcaatctctttttattttttctataatgCCTCATCCTGAGACAATCCTTTCAACTTCCACTGATATAACTtggagtaaaataaaatttgtacgTTTTAGCTTGTATATTCTATAGTCACACCAAAAAGTTAGGTCAAACTATCCTATTACTCACATCTTTATCAAACTCCTTTAGTACTGAAATCTCGGGTTTAATTGTGTTCCAATGGTAATCTTTGTGTGGAAGTTTGAATAAAACTTTTTGTTGGCTTCCTTCTGTTACAGAATCATGGGAGGAAAGGAGGTGCCTTTTATATCAGTTTAACACATTAATTTAATGTATGTTCAGAAATTCATAGTTGTCGAGGCATTAATACAGCATAATCATCACTGGGACATAATCTGAGGCATGAATAATTTAAGTAGCAAGGGTCTGTATGTTATAATTCCTGCATTTTACAGAttctcctcttgcttttttttacaAGAATGAGCTCTTCATCAGTTTCTTGACAGATCAACTCTGCGCTACTTCCTTTGATTCTCAGATCTTCTCAGGAGACTCCTAGATCTTTATGTCAAGTTGATTCAGGAATGATTACTCCATACTCTAGAAGTATCCCTCAGTACATTGGATTATATTACCCAGTTTTACACTAAATCATGTGGCTAATATCcccagtgaaaaataaaagatcatgACAAAGCCAAACTAGAGGTTTGCCAGTCTGGCACTTGATAACCAATGGCTAAAGGGTGATGGTTTTTACAGTTTCTCACCTAAGTGAACATACAGTTTTGGGAGGCTCTGAAGGTGACATTTCATGAAGCAATGTTTCCTCTGAAGCAGTAAATCTCTGTTGGCCAGGCAGTTGTCAGTCATGCAGAGAAAAGTCCTTGCTGTCCTTGGAATGGGTTGATCATTGCTGAGCTGCCATCTTCCAACCAcctgttttttctctcaggATTGTACACCATTTCATatcagtgtttttcctttcaaatccTTGAACTGCTAGCTATCCACATCTCAACATTACCGGCTGCGGCGTTGCCTTTCTTAtctggcacagctctgtgtaCTTTCTCACAGTTCTTTCTCACAACTTAGCaattttttcagacatttctcAGAGCTGGTGCTATCAGAACTAGGTCTTTGACTGCAGACAGCTGAAACCCATCGAAGGGCTACCCCTGCTATGTTGGACAATCCTAATGAGGGGTTACAGCCCCTTTCAACAGGGCAAACCAATGAATTCTCTCTTTGAATATTTCCCAGATTTGAAGATTCACTTAGAAGATCCTTTAAGACCTTAAAGATTCACTTTAAGGAACATAGATaaagtgttttctgttattaattttccttacAGTTAAGGCAGCTAGGCAGCACGGGATTGCACAGATATCTGAGGGTGTATTGTGCCAGGAAGGAGCATGTGGGAGCATACAGGGCATGTGAGCAGATCTGTCACCACCCAGGCTCCTCTGGCATGTGTCAGAGATGGAGGGTGATGCAAAGGAAATGTAAATCTAAAAGCATCTCCTTAAAGAAGTTTTATCATCTGTTAGTACTATTATgaaacatttaataaattatgACTATTAGTTTCACTGTCAGTTAAGTGCCGAACTTCCTCCAGAAATCATGTTAAGCATTCCAGATTAGATGTCAGATGATATCAACACTTGTGGTTTTTTAAAATCAGGGTTAAAGGAGTCGACGAGGCCAAATTCTGCCCATTTTCATAAGCTATGCCACTGGGACTGTTTGGGTAGGTAAAGGAAGCAGGACTGAGCTCCCTGAGTGTATGTGAAACTGTATATGATGAAACACCTTCAGTGTATAAAAATAGCCATACTAGAATGGCTTGATTTTTCAGATATTGGCAGAATCATAAAACATGTTGGCAtcttagaaagaaaactgttacaGAATCTCGCGAAATCATACTTGTGAACAAATGTTCATGATGTTGCATGTGATACATGGACTGACAGTTTGATGAAAGAGAAGTGATATTCCTTTACATGTCATCTTGGAATGCAAAGTGTCTTGGAAATTCTGTAAGAGAGGACTCAGAGGTGCCTAACCCACCAGTAAGAGCAGCAATACCAGTTATCAAAGAGTGGTTACAAACATGGGCAGCAACTGTGGTGAGATTGACCTTGGAAACTGCAAACTAGTATATCTTAGAGAAAACTGGTATTTAGTGGCAGGAAGAAACCTGCCAAACAGTGAGTCTGAAGGATATGTGGGTGATAGCAGAGATCTAATTAGGCAGTGCTTCGCAATACTACTTGGCACAGAAAAGCAGTCTGCTTAAAGCAGAGATTTTCCTTTATACTGCAAGATTAGGTACTTAGGACTTCTACCATAACAGTACAGGAAGAGGGGGTagcttcaaaaaaagaaaaaaaaaaaaaaaaaaaaagcactatcAGCTTACAGTTAAtcataaaatacttcttttggTGTTTGAGAATTCTCATTTGAAAATCAGAATTGTTGTGGAAAATGTGTTCCCTTTTTTTTAGGACTGTCTCAAGTTTTATAAATCATGAAAAGGTCTGAAGATATCCTGCTTGAACTGAACTGTAGATTTACATATTtcaagaaaactgtattttctccacaaaaataatattcttgtTTATCCCAGCACTTCTCTAATCATGTTCTCTGTAGTTTTCTTCTTGATCCCCCACCTTAGAAGAGAGAATTAGAATTGTTCTAAAGATGAAAGTATAAATTGCCTTTGAGTGCTGAAGATTGCTCGTAGGAAAATTAGATTTGAAATTAGATTTGAAATTACATGGGCGGCTGCTACTTCAAGCTTAATTCACAAAAGGGATGAAAGTATCAATTCCTGATCTTAGATTCTGAAAAATCCTGTCCCAGTTGCAGTCTGGGTTTGGATGGCGTTTCATTTTCCTAGCTGTGTGATTTTCTGTATGAGTTCTTTGTGGTTGCAGCAACAACCTGTATCCAGCTCTCACCTCTGTCTCAGCAGGTCCACAAAAccagctcttcttcctcctcccatgCTCACCAGGTCTGCTTCTGTAGATCTTCTCAAGGGCACACTGGTTTAGCAACTAATGCAAAGCACAAGGGGAAAGAAGAGTGTCCTTTCCCCACCCTTTGTTGTCTTGCAGGAAGTTAGGGTTGTGAGCACCTACCTAGAAAAGGGAGACTTGAGCTCAAATTCTTTCGCTACTGGAAGGAAGTGAAATAACACTTCCTGAGGGAAGGCTGAAATAACCACACAGTGTGATGTTCTGGTTGGTGTTTGCTTAGTCCATCTAGCTGAAGCTGTTCTTTGGACCTGAGAAACTGCAGTTCAGGTTGTTCCAGTTCTGATTTACCAGATGCtagtttcttattttaagtaatttgtAGGGGAGGAGACTTGATTTGTTAAAGGGGAGATGAGGTGCCAGAAGGGCCTTGCTGCAGCTGCGATGATGATACCCCTGAGGTAATCAACCTTTTTCCAGTACTTATAGGTTCTCAGAAgaaaggcagctctgctttccttagACAACTGAATGAGATTTTCATGTCACCGCTCAGAGAGGTACGTTTGCTGCCAAAGTACCTGCATTTTGGGGAAAACTAAACTCCTGTAATGCCACCATAGTGTCCTGCTGATGTTATACCAGCATACTGTTGATGTTGTATTATAGGTATTTTCTTGTCCTGTGACATGCTTAAAAGCTCCTTAAATACAGGCCAAAaagactttgttgttgttaaatctGATTTTGTGATGTTTTGATATGTTGGTTAATATCTTACACCATAAATTCCATTGAATTCAATACGAAAAGTAGCTTATTCAGTGTGAGGACAGTTATCAGAATCAAGCGGAAATGTTTTGGAAGTAAAACCAAATGATATCTTTATTCTAAATTGAACCAAGTGGGACAGAAGTCATAGTTTTGCACTTTCTCAGTGAGTGCTGTGCAGCATGGATCTGGTGCAAGCCCAAGCTGGATGGGGAAAGAAGATGAACCAGGACGAAGAAAGAATTTCCCCTCGATCTTCCCATTAACACTGGGAAGGGAATGTATTAACTTTCCATAACACTTCTCCAACTGTGAGTCCCTAGAAGATTATGAAACACCACATACCCTTGGCACCTTCACAAACCCTTGATCCAAGAAGAAATATTGGATCaactgcttctgttttgttagTGGGACTGTGCGATACACAGCCTGAGCAGACCGGAATCAGCATGGTGTAATTCCAACGAGCTGGCATATCTGAGCAGGAAATGTCTTAGCCTGCAGCAAGTGTGATCCTGAGGCAGAACCCAGCCTGCTGTTTCTTGTAGTGTACTGtacaaaaaaacagtaatagcAGGAGTGGTACGTTTTTTGCAGTGAGCTTATTTTAGAAACTAAGGTATACAATCTCTATTACAGATCAGCTACTTTACTATTAATAGCAAGGATCAGAGCTCCTTTGAACTAATGATTAACatctaatgtgttttttaaccttaaaataaaacacaaaatttaattttagctgTAGCTTCACAGGAGTTCCAAAGAATAACATGACCCATGCCTTGAGCAAATCTCTCAAGAAAAAATCAATGCGCTTTCCACTTAACCCACAGAAAACTATGTTTATGTGCTGAACATCGGATATGCTTCAAGACCAGAGTATCCAAATAGCATGCAGGATAGATGGgtagaaaagactgaaaaaataccatgtcagaggaataaaaaagaagcaggtCTTTAGGCTTCTCATTTTAGAGAGCAATAGGAAGACAAAGCAATTCTAAACATTGCCAAATTTTATGCCTGATCTTAAAAAACTAATTACTGATTCTCAATTTCCACTTGTTGCATTAGGTGCTGAGGCCATTAAGTATTTCACATACTGGGATTTATGTAATGTGTATGTTGAAAGCAGTTAAGTGTACTTGGCAGGTCATCATTCATATAATACTTACCTACACTTACATATATGGATTTTCATGTAAGGGGGATTTCCAAGgtctttagcagcaaaaatCTATTCCACTTCTCACTTGGTTGGTCTAATTTTGTACCACCTTTGCTAACTTTGAAAATTAACGACCTTGCTTCATTAAAACCCCGTTTCCCATCTTACCTTAAACAATCATCATTATACTAATTATGGACTAGCAAatccaaaccaaaataaatcaGGGTAAATTAGGAAGTGTTGTAGCACACATAACCACCTCCATGTCTGCTTTTAGCACAACTTTCTCTCTGCCATGTTTCCAGGCTCTGATAGATAATGCCATCTCAGGAGAGGGCAGGGTGACCACACACTCTGTTCAGAGGTTGAAGAACGCCATGGGGCACAGACTGTTATCTTGGGGTCATTGAAACCTGTGTCCTTGCTGAGGTGAACAGTTATTTCTATAATTCAGCAACATTAGAGAACATTAGAGAACCAGAGGATTTTCCAAGCCTTGGGGTCTAGATCCATGGATTTTTACAGCTTCCTTGTATTGCTCACATGGAGCGTGCTGTCCTCAAGCAAGCATCACTCTTGCCTGTTGTAAAGGTCATGGAACACCTTATTTAAAGGAAACAGTCCACATGCAAACAATTCATCACATGGGGATCATTGCCTTTAACAGGGCATAATTTGTCAGCCTGCCTGCCACCTCTGATACTCTCAGAGATGAAGAATTTTGTTCAGCTCTCTTATGATGGTAAAATCTTAAACATTATTACTAtgattttccttgaaaaatgcatgttgCACTATTCATGCAATGATATATCTTGCCTGCATGCATAAAGCATTTATCAGCATGATAGAAAACATGAGGATTACGGGAAGTTTTCTTGGAGTTTCCTATAGGAAGGACTGCTGACtactttacatttttcaagACAATTTTCATGTACTTTTATGGTTGCTGGTCTTTAACTATCCTGGGTTAAAATTTTCCATTGTAGATTGAAATTTTCTGagtctgaaatatatatatatttttttagcttCCAGCAACAATGGTTGTACGCAAACTCTTTTAAAGCAGTTCAGGGTTAAAGACactatttttctcccttaaaaatagtatttcagatATTTCCTTATAGCACTTCCAGGTTTTGGACTAGAGACTTGAAAGCTGGGAAAGGCCTAAGAAGGATATTTGCTCTAATTTTCACAGAGACCTGGTTAAATTTGGCCAACTATAAATCTCTGCTACTTTACTTCACACCTCTTCAATCAACATGCTACGTTTTCTTTGGAACTGTTGAAGATATCCCCTGTATTGAGCACAGTTCAGGGTTTTCCCTGAAATCTGTGCTCTTTGCTACTCTCATCCCCTTTGGCCATGTACTGGAATTGTAATTTTCCTGTGCTCTCCATGTTCCTGCTGACAgtaccccccaaaaaaagaactGTTGCAAATGCAATGACAAAAGTTTGTCCAAAGGACAAAGTTCATCTTGGTAGAAGGGTGACATGGTAGTACAGTGGGAGAAGGACCTGGAAAATTGAATTATATGGTATTTGAGTATACTAATAGAAGTAAATTATGTTGGAGaggaaaatcaaaagaaatcaaagaaatcaaaagacAAATGAGGTGGAGATAATCACAGCCTTCCCATTCAGACAATCCTTTCTGGTCAAGAAGACAGAAAGTAGTGTGAGTTGtgaacatgtttatttttaatttacaatcTTAATTTTGAAtactctgacaaaaaaaaaaataaaaaaaaatcaaaccttaAAAGTCTGAGATGGGTTACCTGAAATTAGTGCACAGTTcctcattttgaaatttcatgtCATCTCCTTTGACAGGGTATAATGCAGATAAATTAATCCAGGTTGGTGAAACAAACTGTAActaataaaaggaaagagaaaattggAATATCtaacactgggaaaaaaaaaaaaaaaaagattattttacataattaattcaaatttttgCTGTGAAACTTAACCATACACAATTATTTCTTCACACTTGATGAGGAACAAGGAATGTTCCGGTCAACTCAGGGATGGCTAATTGctgtctaaaataaaaaatacaattacCCATCTTTAATCTTAAAGATTcaaaaaacctttttatttctgagctAAAGGAAGATTTATGTTACAGAACTATATTTGAATTCTTCCTAAGGAAGTAGATACAGCAGAACATACCCCTAGGTATATACCACTTGATTCGTCCCTGTGTGGAATAGTCACTCATTCAAAGTGAGACCAAATTTCTGTGCAGTAAGTAGTGGGATAAAGCAAAGACAGAGTAAGCACAGGAATCAAGACCTATAAACTGTGATAGAAACTTTAACTTACCTTTCATCGTCCTTCAAATCACCTAGATGCTATAGTCACCTGCCACATCTCTAATTTGCTGTCTTTAGCTGTTCTCTGACTGCTTTGTTGACAAGTTGTCTCATTAAAAGACAACCTGGGAATCCAAGATCCTCATCTtcttaaaatcatagaatcacagaatatacTGAGTTGGAAGGGCCCCACAAGGACCATGgtgtccaactcctggctccgcacaggaccacccaaaaatcagactatatgtctgagagcactgtccaaatgcttcttgaactccagcagctcagtgctgtgatcactgccctggggagcctgtcccagtgcccgaccaccctctgggtgcagaacctttccctaacacccagcctgaccctcccctgtcccagctccatgccgttccctcgggtcctgtcgctgtccccagagagcagagctcagcgcctgcccctccgctcccctcgtgagggagctgcaggccgccatgaggcctcccctcagcctgctctgctctgggccgaacaaaccaagggacctcagccgctcctcatgcgtcttcccctctaggcccttcaccatctttgtaacACTGCTTTGGATGCTCAGTTACTCAaagtacttaggaaaaaaatcagatttagcTAGCAGATCACTGCTTTCTGTAATGCAGTTCTGGTCATTATTACCATCCCCAGGATAAGTTTGCTTGTGAAGAACTTCACTTTTGTTATGGAATTTCCActtatgtgaaaataaattccttattTAAATCGGGTTTAGTGACAGTTGCAATTGTTTGTAAATATTGTATCACAATCTCTTCCGCGTTGTAATGGCAGCTTTGAGATGTATCAACAGGACATTCATCATGCCAAGTAAAGCTCTTGGCACTGCTATTTACTATCTGTGGGTCTGCAAAGTTCTCTTCCTTACTGTGTCCAGTATACTTCTTTCACAGCTGAGTAGTAGTATTTCACAGTCTTCTGCTTATTGCTATTAGTTCCTAGATTCTCATCGGCGATGGACAGACAGATTACAAGGGTGCTTCTAGGCCACTGCCACACCAGGCAGGATGGGTTTCCATAAAAACTCACAAGTTCAATAGGGGCAGTAACCTTAAAGTGAAGGGTGGTAACCTTTTAAACCACTATACCAGTAACCttcttggagatattcaaaagctatCTGGActtggtc
This is a stretch of genomic DNA from Cygnus atratus isolate AKBS03 ecotype Queensland, Australia chromosome 1, CAtr_DNAZoo_HiC_assembly, whole genome shotgun sequence. It encodes these proteins:
- the LOC118254281 gene encoding tetraspanin-7-like, whose protein sequence is MTALKLSLMAFSFVFWAAGLTMLIIGLWAKVWLGGYLALSASDYPNAPAILLATGTAVIVWGFLGCFSAATEHRGLLRTYGAFLSAVLVAGLIAGLSGLLYRQDVARGFQEGLRQALNTYGEDEAKADALDALQRAFACCGVESYRDWLTTPWALQQNGSVPLSCCWGRRGCQLSPHNVYGLHRDGCFSKVSAFVSSNMFSVATAALGLAALQVIGIVLACLMAARIPAHPLGIATPC